The window GCCAGCCGCTCGTACTCGGTGACCGGGCCGAGCAGCAGCTCCACGGTGTCGTTCTTCTCGGCGGAGCGGCCCGGCGTACGGCGGCGCAGCAGGGCGAAAGGGCGGGGATCGTCCAGCAGGTCGAGCAGATTCATGGGTCCGGGTTCCTTCTCGGCGTCTCGTGGGAGAGGAGTGGAGAGGAACGGTCCCGGTCGCGAAAACACCGAAGGCCGCCCCTCGGGCGGCCTTCGCGAAGTCTTGCGTACGCGCAGTCAGTGGGCCGCCGGATGAGCGGTCCACCACCAGTTCTGGATCAAGTTCTGGATCGAGTGCGCGAACATGCGCCGCACCTTACCCCATGCGAAACCCTGTGTGACGGCGTACATACGGCGTACGCACGGCGTGCACATCGGGGCGTTCGATCGAGCGCGCCCCGTCTCAATTGATGAGCATGGGGATGGACGCCCGACACGACCCCGTAATGTTGAGGTCGTGACCGTGAACGCTAAGTCCAGCGCAAGCGCTGGCAACACCTGGCGAGACCTGCCCGCGGCGCAGCAGCCCGAGTACCCCGATGCCGAGGCTCTGCGCGATGTGATCGCGGACCTCGAGTCGTATCCGCCGCTCGTCTTCGCCGGCGAGTGCGACCAGCTGCGCGCCCGGCTGGGAGCCGTCGCCAAGGGCGAGGCGTTCCTGCTTCAGGGCGGCGACTGCGCCGAGGCCTTCGACGCCGTGTCCGCCGACCACATCCGCAACAAGCTCAAGACCCTGCTCCAGATGGGCGCCGTCCTCACGTACGCGGCGTCCGTGCCGGTCGTGAAGGTCGGCCGCATCGCCGGCCAGTACTCCAAGCCGCGCTCCAAGGGCACCGAGACCCGCGACGGCGTGACCCTGCCGACCTACCGCGGCGACTCGGTCAACGGCTTCGAGTTCAACGAGAAGGCCCGCATCCCGGACCCCGAGCGCCTGAAGCGGATGTACAACGCCTCTGCCTCCACGCTCAACCTGGTGCGCGCCTTCACGACCGGCGGCTACGCCGACCTGCGCCAGGTGCACGCCTGGAACCAGGACTTCGTGAAGACCTCGCCGTCGGGCCAGCGCTACGAGCAGCTGGCGCGCGAGATCGACCAGGCGCTGAACTTCATGCACGCCTGCGGGGCCGACCCGGAGGAGTTCAAGACCGTCGAGTTCTACGCCTCCCACGAGGCGCTGCTCCTCGACTACGAATCGGCGCTGACCAGGGTCGACTCCCGTACGGGCCACCTGTACGACGTCTCCGGGCACATGGTGTGGATCGGTGAGCGCACCCGTCAGCTGGACGGCGCGCACATCGAGTTCGCCTCGAAGATCCGTAACCCGATCGGCATCAAGCTGGGCCCGACGACGACGGCCGAGGACGCGCTGCAGTACATCGAGCGCCTCGACCCGGACCGTGAGCCCGGCCGGCTGACCTTCATCGTCCGCATGGGCGCCGACAAGGTCCGCGACAAGCTGCCCGAGCTGGTCGAGAAGGTCACCGCCTCGGGCGCGACCGTCGCCTGGATCACCGACCCGATGCACGGCAACACGTACGAGGCGGCCTCCGGCCACAAGACCCGCCGCTTCGACGACGTGCTCGACGAGGTCAAGGGCTTCTTCGAGGTCCACAAGGGCCTGGGCACCCACCCGGGCGGCATCCACGTCGAGCTCACCGGTGACGACGTCACCGAGTGCGTGGGCGGCGGCGACGAGATCTTCGTCGACGACCTGCACCAGCGCTACGAGACGGCCTGCGACCCGCGCCTCAACCGCAGCCAGTCCCTGGACCTGGCCTTCCTGGTGGCGGAGATGTACCGGGACCAGTAGTGGGCCGGCAGCCGTTTCGGCTGTTACAGGAGCATGCATTGGGGCGCGGATCACATACGATCCGCGCCCCATCGCACTTTTGCGGCTCAGGTCAGGCGGGTAAGGTTAGGTTAGCCTCACCGATTATCGGGATGGCACGACGACCCAACGAATCCCGTCGGGAGGTGATCCGCGTGTACGTCTGCAACTGCTTCGGGGTGACCGAGGCGCAGGTGAAGAAGCACGCGGACGAGGGTGCCTGCACCCCCCGGCAGATAGCGTCGGCCTGCAAGGCGGGCACCGACTGCGGCTCGTGCGTACGACGCATTCAGGCACTGCTGGGCAGGGGTGACTGCCCCCGGCGCGAGCTGGCCGACCAGGGCATGCCTGTGCTCTCCGAAGTGGAAGCGCTGGAAGAGGCCGCCTAGCTGTCCGGCCGGTTCAGCTGTCCGGCTGCTCGATGAGCTGCGCGATGTAGAGCGCCTCGCCGAGCTTCTCCACCAGCTCCAGCTGGGTGTCCAGATAGTCGATGTGGTGCTCCTCGTCCTCGAGGATCGACTCGAAGATGTTCGCGGACGTGATGTCGCCCTTGGTCCGCATCACCTCGATACCGCGCTTGAGCCGGTCGATCGCCTCGACCTCGACCTGCCGGTCCGCCTGGAACATCTCCGTGACCGTCTGCCCGACGCGGACGTGGAACAGCCGCTGGTAGTTCGGCAGGCCGTCCAGGAAGAGGATGCGGTCGGTCAGGATCTCCGCGTGCTTCATCTCGTCGATGGACTCGTGCCGCGTGTACTTCGCGAGCTTCGTCCAGCCGAAGTTCTCCTGCATCTTCGCGTGCAGGAAGTACTGGTTGATCGCGGTGAGTTCGGCGGTCAGCTGCTCGTTGAGGAATTCGATGACCTCGGGATCGCCCTGCATCGCAGAGGCTCCTTCCAAGCGGGGGGAACTGGCAGGTTGCGCCGCATGATTGCACCGGCGTAGAAGATCGTCCAGTAAGTGCATGCTTAGTAAGTAAGTACTTGCTTAGTCCTGGTTGTACCGAGTTGTCGGGGTCGATGCGTACCTGGTCATGCCCATCGTCCGAGGTCTGTCAGGATGGAGTCATGGGTCAGCCGGTGGGTCGTGAATCTGGAGAAGCAGCGCAGTCCGAGCTTCCGCCGG is drawn from Streptomyces liliifuscus and contains these coding sequences:
- a CDS encoding trp operon leader peptide — its product is MCTPCVRRMYAVTQGFAWGKVRRMFAHSIQNLIQNWWWTAHPAAH
- a CDS encoding class II 3-deoxy-7-phosphoheptulonate synthase, with the protein product MTVNAKSSASAGNTWRDLPAAQQPEYPDAEALRDVIADLESYPPLVFAGECDQLRARLGAVAKGEAFLLQGGDCAEAFDAVSADHIRNKLKTLLQMGAVLTYAASVPVVKVGRIAGQYSKPRSKGTETRDGVTLPTYRGDSVNGFEFNEKARIPDPERLKRMYNASASTLNLVRAFTTGGYADLRQVHAWNQDFVKTSPSGQRYEQLAREIDQALNFMHACGADPEEFKTVEFYASHEALLLDYESALTRVDSRTGHLYDVSGHMVWIGERTRQLDGAHIEFASKIRNPIGIKLGPTTTAEDALQYIERLDPDREPGRLTFIVRMGADKVRDKLPELVEKVTASGATVAWITDPMHGNTYEAASGHKTRRFDDVLDEVKGFFEVHKGLGTHPGGIHVELTGDDVTECVGGGDEIFVDDLHQRYETACDPRLNRSQSLDLAFLVAEMYRDQ
- a CDS encoding (2Fe-2S)-binding protein codes for the protein MARRPNESRREVIRVYVCNCFGVTEAQVKKHADEGACTPRQIASACKAGTDCGSCVRRIQALLGRGDCPRRELADQGMPVLSEVEALEEAA
- the bfr gene encoding bacterioferritin, with protein sequence MQGDPEVIEFLNEQLTAELTAINQYFLHAKMQENFGWTKLAKYTRHESIDEMKHAEILTDRILFLDGLPNYQRLFHVRVGQTVTEMFQADRQVEVEAIDRLKRGIEVMRTKGDITSANIFESILEDEEHHIDYLDTQLELVEKLGEALYIAQLIEQPDS